A genome region from bacterium includes the following:
- a CDS encoding acetylxylan esterase, which produces MHKSLYALVFLYLCVFSPAAAEEKSAAVHVSPDHADYFYSVGDSAVFSITLKYEGPASSTRLHYRFSEDNTRFMEDITLERPSKEIILKHGLEHPGFLRLDLSLFSGADTVQVSTAVGFSVDEIRPTNNLPGDWRSFWQQGLGEVYRVPMDPQVSLWKEQESGVKRYLVSLANIEGSRIYGWMTIPDGPGPFPALVYIQGAPGGIEEYQTDPQTNYARRGMIVLAINPHGIELGREESFYRLLMSRHIPGDGASLGVDDPYRYYFRRVVLGAIRSFDYLCSREDVDTARLAVAGASQGGGLSLLTAAVDHRVMAVTVHVPAMCDFTGVLHERPAGWPWLLGRRSSSGKDERVVRTCAYFDAALAASQIRVPAFFTVSFLDQSCPPTTVYSAFNSLRGPREIKYFPDTTHPESFTGANDSLMVDKLEALFREMKNK; this is translated from the coding sequence ATGCACAAGTCCTTGTACGCGTTGGTATTCCTTTACCTCTGTGTCTTTTCACCTGCCGCGGCGGAGGAAAAGAGCGCCGCAGTTCATGTCTCGCCGGACCACGCGGATTATTTTTACTCCGTGGGAGACAGCGCAGTGTTCAGTATCACACTGAAATATGAAGGCCCGGCTTCTTCCACTCGCCTGCATTACCGTTTCAGCGAGGATAACACCCGTTTCATGGAGGACATCACACTCGAACGCCCGTCAAAAGAAATCATCCTGAAACACGGACTGGAACACCCGGGCTTCCTGCGTCTGGACCTCTCTCTTTTCAGCGGTGCAGATACGGTACAGGTGTCCACGGCGGTCGGTTTCTCGGTGGATGAAATCCGCCCGACCAACAACCTGCCCGGGGACTGGCGTTCGTTCTGGCAGCAGGGCTTGGGCGAGGTCTACCGTGTACCGATGGATCCGCAGGTGAGCCTCTGGAAAGAACAGGAATCCGGAGTGAAACGCTACCTGGTGAGTCTGGCCAATATCGAGGGCTCGCGCATTTACGGCTGGATGACAATACCGGATGGCCCGGGGCCATTCCCGGCTCTGGTCTACATCCAGGGCGCTCCGGGGGGAATCGAAGAGTACCAGACCGATCCGCAGACCAACTATGCCCGCCGTGGCATGATCGTGCTCGCGATCAATCCGCACGGGATCGAGCTGGGGCGCGAGGAAAGCTTTTACCGCCTGCTGATGTCCCGTCACATCCCGGGCGATGGCGCCAGCCTGGGTGTCGATGATCCCTACCGCTACTATTTTCGCCGTGTGGTGCTGGGTGCAATCCGCTCGTTCGATTACCTCTGTTCGCGGGAGGACGTGGACACCGCACGGCTGGCAGTGGCGGGAGCGAGCCAGGGCGGCGGCTTGAGTCTTCTTACCGCTGCGGTGGACCATCGGGTCATGGCGGTGACGGTGCATGTACCCGCGATGTGCGATTTTACCGGCGTACTCCATGAGAGACCCGCCGGATGGCCCTGGCTGTTGGGCCGCAGAAGCAGCAGTGGCAAGGACGAACGCGTAGTGCGTACCTGCGCCTATTTCGATGCTGCGCTTGCCGCCTCGCAGATCCGGGTCCCGGCCTTTTTCACGGTCAGTTTCCTGGACCAATCCTGCCCGCCCACGACTGTTTATTCGGCCTTTAACAGCTTGCGCGGCCCCCGCGAAATCAAATATTTCCCGGACACAACTCATCCGGAGAGTTTCACCGGGGCGAACGACAGCCTGATGGTCGATAAGCTGGAGGCACTGTTCAGGGAGATGAAGAACAAGTAA